A single region of the Nicotiana sylvestris chromosome 6, ASM39365v2, whole genome shotgun sequence genome encodes:
- the LOC104212920 gene encoding large ribosomal subunit protein uL30y-like, whose protein sequence is MADEVPQPLNYIPEVILKKRKNNEEWAIRRKLQLEQKVRKLKSDSFVIKKPEQFIREYRDKEMDLVQMKQRGKKRIKRALITPDSILLFVIRVGGKSDMHPKTRKLLYSLRLRKIFSGVFVKANARIMEILQKVEPYVTYGYPNLKSVKDLIYKKGTGKIDQQRVPLTSNDIVEQTLGQHGIICLEDVVSEIANVGPHFKEVSSFLCPFALTKPEKALQGKKRRYKDGGDSGNREDHINELISKMN, encoded by the exons ATGGCGGATGAGGTGCCACAGCCTTTAAATTATATACCGGAAGTGATtctaaagaagaggaaaaataatGAAGAATGGGCAATTAGAAGGAAACTCCAGCTGGAACAGAAAGTCAGAAAGCTCAAATCTGATAGCTTTGTTATCAAGAAGCCCGAGCAGTTTATTCGAGAGTACAGGGATAAG GAGATGGACCTTGTCCAAATGAAACAAAGGGGAAAGAAAAGAATCAAGCGAGCCTTGATCACGCCAGATTCCATTCTTCTATTTGTCATACGTGTTGGAGG GAAAAGTGATATGCATCCGAAGACAAGGAAGCTTTTATACTCTTTAAGGCTGCGAAAAATCTTCAGTGGAGTGTTTGTAAAGGCAAATGCAAGAATAATGGAAATTCTGCAAAAGGTGGAGCCTTATGTCACATATGG ATACCCCAATCTGAAGAGCGTGAAGGATCTGATTTACAAGAAAGGTACTGGAAAAATTGACCAGCAAAGGGTGCCTTTAACTAGCAATGACATCGTGGAACAG ACACTAGGTCAGCATGGCATCATATGCTTAGAAGACGTCGTGAGCGAGATTGCTAATGTTGGTCCACACTTCAAGGAGGTCTCTAGCTTTCTATGCCCCTTTGCTCTCACCAAGCCAGAGAAAGCTTTGCAGGGAAAGAAGAGGCGATACAAGGATGGCGGCGATTCAGGAAATCGTGAGGATCACATCAATGAATTGATCTCTAAGATGAATTAG
- the LOC104212913 gene encoding probable CCR4-associated factor 1 homolog 7, whose protein sequence is MSLLPKSDSIHIREVWSDNLEQEFDLIREIVDEYPYIAMDTEFPGVVLRPVGNFKNSNDYHYQTLKDNVDLLKLIQLGLTFSDENGNLPKCGTDKYCIWQFNFCDFNPNEDVYANDSIELLRQSGIDFKKNIEKGIDATRFGELLMSSGIVLNDNVYWVTFHSGYDFGYLLKILTCQDLPDTQTGFFNLINMYFPVVFDIKHLMKFCNSLHGGLNKLAELLEVERVGVCHQAGSDSLLTACTFRKLKENFFSGSMEKYAGVLYGLGVVENGQNVH, encoded by the coding sequence ATGTCGCTTTTACCCAAAAGCGATTCGATTCACATTCGAGAAGTATGGAGTGACAATCTGGAACAAGAGTTCGATTTGATCCGAGAAATCGTCGATGAGTATCCGTACATTGCAATGGATACGGAATTTCCAGGTGTTGTTCTTCGACCTGTCGGAAATTTCAAGAACAGTAAcgattatcattaccaaaccctAAAGGATAATGTGGATTTGTTGAAGTTAATTCAGTTGGGGTTAACATTCTCTGATGAAAATGGGAATTTACCAAAGTGTGGTACTGATAAATACTGCATTTGGCAGTTTAATTTCTGTGATTTTAATCCAAATGAGGATGTTTATGCTAATGACTCAATTGAGTTGTTGAGGCAGAGTGGCATTGATTTCAAGAAGAATATTGAAAAGGGTATTGATGCTACGAGATTTGGTGAGCTTTTAATGTCTTCAGGAATTGTGCTAAATGATAATGTGTATTGGGTTACATTTCATAGTGGTTATGATTTTGGTTACTTATTGAAAATCTTGACTTGTCAGGATTTGCCTGATACTCAAACAGGTTtctttaacttaatcaacatgtaTTTTCCTGTGGTTTTCGATATTAAGCATTTGATGAAGTTCTGTAATAGTCTTCATGGTGGATTGAACAAGCTTGCTGAGTTGTTGGAGGTTGAGAGAGTTGGAGTTTGCCATCAGGCCGGTTCGGATAGCTTGCTTACAGCTTGTACTTTTAGGAAGTTGAAAGAGAACTTCTTTAGTGGATCAATGGAAAAGTATGCCGGTGTCTTGTATGGTCTAGGTGTTGTTGAGAATGGACAGAATGTCCATTGA